CAAGAAGCTTATTCTTTGGCCGTTGAATTGAATAACCGTATTTATCCAATTCAGCGTTTATCGAGATAATGTTTCCATGAGAAACGTTAATAGATCTGTAGAGCTGGGAAGATTGTTACTGACTCTTCTTTAAATTTTGATTTTCAGCATTCAAAATCGACTGAATAGTTTCAATTTTTCTTTTCCAATATTTCTGATTCTCTCCATTTAACTCTGCAGCTTTTGTAAACATCTCTATTGCTTCCCGGAGAAATCCTTTGTTCAGATAATAAAAAGCAAGATTTGCATATGCGCCTTCGGATTTGAAATTTGATTTTATAAGCGCTTCTGTCCATTTCTCTTTTGCTTTCGGAGAAATGTCTTTTATTTGATATCCGTATGATATACCTTCTATGCCATCAAGTAGTAATTCTTGCACTTCTTCATTGGGATCTTTACTTATAAATTTATGTTTAATTGCTTTTATTTTTGGAAAAAGAAGGTTTCCTCCTTTCGTCCCTAAGTGGTCGAAGGCATAGGATTTAACTTCGTCTTGATTTGGGCATTCTTTATTGCCAAACTCATTATAAATCTTTATCGAATCTTGATAGTCATAACGTGTTGTTTTTGAATTTTTGAAATCGATTAAAAATAATTGAATCGTACCGGTAGTCGTAATATAACTCGTATATTGAAAATTTTCAGGATAATTGTAAGAGGTAAGATTATATTTAATTGATTGGAGATGAGCTTTATTTGAAACTCGTTCAGTAAAACAAGATGAAAGATTTACAGTTGCATCTATGTAAAATATGAAATTTTGTCCAAAGAGCTTTTTAAACTTTTGCATATTCTTAGTGATTGTCTCAACTGATTCAATTGAATATTGTTTTTCTTGATCCCTAACGATATCATCAAATTCGAAAAAGTGATGGCTCGAATATGTTAAACCGGAGAGAAGTTTCATTTTAAATTCTTTATCTGATGCAGTCGTTCGCTTCTTATCTTCATGTAAGTTCGGATAAACTTTAAAGTGCTTTTGATTTTGAAATAATTCTCTTAAGTATCTTCCATTATCATCATCTCGATAAATTGGAAATTCTAAAGGTTCTCCGTGGCCAAACGGATTCATCAAAATGAAAAAAATTAATGGAAGAGACACAACTGTAATTCCAGCGTATCCCAGCCCGTATAAGGCTCCATACTTTGCGCCTGTATAAATACTAATTGCGACGTCGGTGCTAAAGCCGGAAATAAGTCCGACCGTTTGGCCGTGATCCTCATCTATCTTACCGCCGATCACGGTTCCAAAAATAGTGGCACAATGAAATTGAATAAGAATGATAAGAATTAAGATTATTTTCATTGTGAGCTAAAGCTTGTCTATAGATTTGAAATTAAGCATTTTTTGAATTTTGTATTCTAAATTCAAAAAATTCTAAAATTATGTATAACAGGGAACAAGAAGAAAAAGTAATATAAATCAAATCATCGATTTTCCAATAGAAGACTGAGTAAATGCATAGAAGCGGTAATGGATAAATGAAAGTATGAAGAATTCGATTCTTAAGGTTCTTAAATAATTTGATTAAGTTTTGCATTAGAAAGAAAAGAAAGAGTAGAGGCATGATACTGACAAAACCTGGCATTTCTGTTCTGGATTCACCTGCACTCCATGCAGTGCCAAACCAAATATAGAAACTATGAATTAAAATCACTAAGCATAGAATTAACGATATGGTTTTTTTGAAAATTAGCACGGTCGAAAGGAAAAAATAAAATTTCCGATATTGATTTTAATATTCATTTTATTAAATATCCAAAAGGTCTTTTGGTTTAACTTTAAATCTTTTAGAAATTTTTAGAATTGTATTAATCGTAGTATTAGCTCTGCCGGATTCAATTTCTTGAATTGTGCGGAAATGAACTGAAAGTTCAGACCCATCATCCATTTCTTCTTGCGTAATATTTCGCGATTTGCGTAAAGATTGAATCTTAATTCCTAATTTTTTTCGAAATTCGTCAGTTTCAACTGAAAATTCTTTTTTACTCACCCACATTATTATGTGGGGAATTGATTTTATTACCTACAGTCTAAAATGTGGATGGCTTAGAAATACAGCTTTTAGTCGTTCATATCCACATTATGATGTGTGTTTTGTTTGACATCATGAATGGGCACATTAAAATGTGGGTCTCGATTATTGAATCTGAGGTCAATATATGAAATTAGGACATTCCATTCTAAAAATCTTGTCGATTATTTTAGGATTTTATTTGTGTACACAAGAATTAAGTGCATTTCCAAAAATCGGAAACCTTTCCGGCAGAGTTCTCTACATTTCTGTTTATAACGGTCAGGAAAGGCTCGTAACAAGAGCTCAATTGAATCCAGGCGAACGTGTAGAATTGAGTGCCTGCGATCAGTTCATTGTCTTTGGCGACACAAATCCACCTACCAATTTAGCTAAGTTCTTTTCTTGCGATCGAGAGATCGTTATCGATCAAGATCTTAAAGGACAGCGAGTAAATTGAATCTGAGAACCTCATTCGATTCGGATGAGGTTCCCTTTCTTTAACTCACCTAATGAGAACAAATATGAAATCAAAAATAATTACGCAGACTAAACTAAGAAAGTTCGTGATCTTCCTCCTTTCTCTCTTTGTATTCGCTTGTCTCGGTTATAAAGAAGATCGAGTCGTTATACAAAAGAATCAAATCGGGAACGGAACGGAGGTAGCTGATTTTGCTGTTTCTCCTCCGGACGCAGAAGGTAACTTTTTAGAATTTTCCATCAGGCAAATGGAAGGGATTAAATACGAAACGAAAGTAAAAGTCACAACCTCTCTTATGCGAGATAAAGATGGAACTCTTTGTCACACTAATTCGACGAATGAATGCGGAAAGGGAAGCTACTATTATGCATTGGGATTAGGAACTGTTCTATCGGTTGGGCTTATAATTCCTGTCGTTTTAGTCTTCGATTGGATTCCCGCAATTTTCAGAACAGGTGATTCAATAATAACAGAAGAAGCAACTGAGAAAAAATCATTCACTCAATGTAAAATTAAGAATAGTGATATAGAATTTGAATATCAAATTGGTGAAGGCAGAAGGCACAAAGCTAGTATTGAAAATTGCATAGCTTACGTCCCTTTCAGTAGTGAATTCAATTCATCTTACGAATTTTCTTATAGATTGTCGGTAAACGGTGATCTCCGTGATACAGGTTCATTGAATTACACATCCGATGGCGGTCCGCATACCTTGCAATTGGAAAAATAATTGCATAGCTAATTAATAACCCAAAAAAGCATAAGTAGTAATCTAAACGTAAATTTGCAAAAAATTGAATTTTGTGAAGCCAAATCGTTTGTTGACAAATCGTCGAAAAGGAGAATATCCAAAAAATAATAAATGTGAACCATGAAGCAATTCGAATAATCGAAATTCTATTTAAATTAGAATTTAATTTATCTTCAAGATTTTTAAGCTCGGTCATCGTTTATTCAAGTATTTCTGTTGATTTAGATTTATGATTTCAAGTAACACTGTGGTTTTCTAACGACGAAAACCTAACTTCAATAAAATAAAGCACTGAAGTAGAATCGACAATGATATTAAGGTGAGAGTTAGATAGAAATGATATGATTTCTCTTGTAAAAAATGGATTTCTTCCTTAATTTGTTTAAGAGATTCATTTATTTCTTGAAACGGAATATTTAAACTACCGCTCTCGTTTGATTGAGGGCCAAATCCGGAATAACGAGTCTTAAGAATTGGAGAAGAGGAGACATGATCCACAAGTTTCTTGTCTTTTAGCTCCATATATCTGGCTCGAAGAGAGGGGTTGTTAGGCCAATTGGAGAAAGCTTTTTCGTAGTATGAGAAAGCAGTTTTGAACTTACGTTCCTTATATTTCTGATCAGCAACTTTGATCCAAACTTCCGTTTGATAAAGCTGAAGTGTGACATCATTCGGATTGATTTTGATCCATTCATCCAGAAGGGATTGTGCTTCAACAACACGATTTGAATCGATAAAGTCTTTAATTTGTTGATAAGAAGTATTTTCGTCGGTGCTTTGCGGATAGATAGAAGCAGAAAGAATGATCGAAAATAAGATTAGGCATATAATATTTTTCATCTTCATCTACTCAAAATAACCGCTTTGTGTCCGTATCGTGCAACAGGTAGGGTAATTGTCTCTGTTCTCCACGGAGTAGTCGTCGGGTTTCCTAAATCCATAGAGTAAACTTTATCTTGCGGAACATTGGTGAGATTGGCTCCACCAAAAAGAAATGCTCTCCTAAGTTCATAGGAGACTTCCATAGCTGGATAATAGAGTGCGGTTGGTATAATCCCTCCGGCAGTATAATTGGAGGTTGTCGCTAAACTATAATCAAAGGTATTGGTGGACGTAACCGATGTCGGAGGCTGAAATACATCGGCGGTCGTTGATCCTCCGGCAATTAAAATCGCGGCTGGATCAGCAGGGTAGGTATCCTTTGGGTTTGGACGGTAACAAGCCATCGCGGCTCCATATTTTGCCTGGCTGATCGTCGCTTCGACAAGGGAGGTGGTTGTATTCCCGCTGGGGATATAAGCGTCTGAGGTGTTAAATGGAAGGCCGTCCGTGTTTCGTCGTCCACCAGAGAAAAACAAAGTATCGTGAATCGCACAGCCCGGCATATCCACTCTTTGAAAAATCGCACTGTTTGAAACGTATTTTAACCAAGTTCCATTGGTTCCTAAGGAAGGGGTGAACTTGTAAACCGTGTTTGCAAGTGTTCCAGTTGTCATGTCCGCGGAGGTTGTTCCAGATATGATGTAAATATCATTTCCAGATGAGAAAGCAATACCACCTTGATGTGTATCCGGCATCGAAGCCATTGTTTTCCAAACATTATTGAATGGATCGTATTCGTTTACAGTATTTACGGCTGTGAAAGTTACCCCTGACTTTACCAAACCACCCATAACGTAGATTTTATTCTGATGAGAAACAATATTGGAGTAGGCTCTCGGAGTAGGAACACTGGTGATTGATGGAATCCATTGATTCGTTACTGGATCATACAGATCTACCTGAGCAATTGGAGCAATTCCAGCTCCGAGTCCTCCTATAATCCAAATACCTCGGGTCTTCTGTGGCTGGTCGCTTACGAGGGTTTGAAAAGTAAGAAGTAACGGATTAGGAGGAGATTGTAAGTCTCCACAGAAGGCTGAATAAAAGTAGTTTGTCTGTGTTTCAAGGTTATTGATTACTACGATATGATCTTTCGAATTCGTAATGCTTGGCATAATTCCTTCGATGCTTCCTCTACCGTAAGCAACTGCGGCTGAAGATTCTGCTTTGCATTTAAATATGAAGGCCGCGCTTGTGGCTCCAGGAATAACGAGAGGGAACCCATCGAGTTTGTGGGTATCAAGGTTTGAGCCGTCGATCAAGGGAGACTGGCCGCAGTTAATTGAGAAAAATAATAGTATAAGAGTAACAGTATATTTCATTCGATAATTCCGAAAGCGAGGATGGAGAATTTCATTGGTATTTTATTACGAACAAATTTGATCCACTACCTGCAAGAGATTCCCCATTTAAAGGCCCATTGGTATAGCCTGTTAAATATGGATGCCCTTGCGGATCTGTTGTGATTGAGTAGGATTCAGAAATATACCCCTTCTGTCCAGCGATAGAAGTCCAAATTTTGTTTCCATTAAAATCGTATTTGGTAAGAAACAGATTCTTTCTATCACTTGTTGGATCAGAATGAGTTTGATTGTCTAAATTGCCATTTGTAAAAC
The Leptospira barantonii genome window above contains:
- a CDS encoding Kelch repeat-containing protein, producing the protein MKYTVTLILLFFSINCGQSPLIDGSNLDTHKLDGFPLVIPGATSAAFIFKCKAESSAAVAYGRGSIEGIMPSITNSKDHIVVINNLETQTNYFYSAFCGDLQSPPNPLLLTFQTLVSDQPQKTRGIWIIGGLGAGIAPIAQVDLYDPVTNQWIPSITSVPTPRAYSNIVSHQNKIYVMGGLVKSGVTFTAVNTVNEYDPFNNVWKTMASMPDTHQGGIAFSSGNDIYIISGTTSADMTTGTLANTVYKFTPSLGTNGTWLKYVSNSAIFQRVDMPGCAIHDTLFFSGGRRNTDGLPFNTSDAYIPSGNTTTSLVEATISQAKYGAAMACYRPNPKDTYPADPAAILIAGGSTTADVFQPPTSVTSTNTFDYSLATTSNYTAGGIIPTALYYPAMEVSYELRRAFLFGGANLTNVPQDKVYSMDLGNPTTTPWRTETITLPVARYGHKAVILSR
- a CDS encoding tetratricopeptide repeat protein, whose product is MKMKNIICLILFSIILSASIYPQSTDENTSYQQIKDFIDSNRVVEAQSLLDEWIKINPNDVTLQLYQTEVWIKVADQKYKERKFKTAFSYYEKAFSNWPNNPSLRARYMELKDKKLVDHVSSSPILKTRYSGFGPQSNESGSLNIPFQEINESLKQIKEEIHFLQEKSYHFYLTLTLISLSILLQCFILLKLGFRR
- a CDS encoding tetratricopeptide repeat protein, whose translation is MKIILILIILIQFHCATIFGTVIGGKIDEDHGQTVGLISGFSTDVAISIYTGAKYGALYGLGYAGITVVSLPLIFFILMNPFGHGEPLEFPIYRDDDNGRYLRELFQNQKHFKVYPNLHEDKKRTTASDKEFKMKLLSGLTYSSHHFFEFDDIVRDQEKQYSIESVETITKNMQKFKKLFGQNFIFYIDATVNLSSCFTERVSNKAHLQSIKYNLTSYNYPENFQYTSYITTTGTIQLFLIDFKNSKTTRYDYQDSIKIYNEFGNKECPNQDEVKSYAFDHLGTKGGNLLFPKIKAIKHKFISKDPNEEVQELLLDGIEGISYGYQIKDISPKAKEKWTEALIKSNFKSEGAYANLAFYYLNKGFLREAIEMFTKAAELNGENQKYWKRKIETIQSILNAENQNLKKSQ
- a CDS encoding helix-turn-helix domain-containing protein, which codes for MKSIPHIIMWVSKKEFSVETDEFRKKLGIKIQSLRKSRNITQEEMDDGSELSVHFRTIQEIESGRANTTINTILKISKRFKVKPKDLLDI